In Rutidosis leptorrhynchoides isolate AG116_Rl617_1_P2 chromosome 2, CSIRO_AGI_Rlap_v1, whole genome shotgun sequence, one genomic interval encodes:
- the LOC139892457 gene encoding uncharacterized protein, translated as MGIMSTDDERAVAVIMVGGPTKGTRFRPLSLNIPKPLFPLAGQPMVHHPIFACKKIPNLAQIYLVGFYEEREFALYVSSISNELKVPVRYLKEDKPHGSAGGLYNFRDLIMEDSPSHIFLLNCDVCCSFPLTEMLDAHKRYGGMGTILVIKVSPESADQFGELVADPNTNELLHYTEKPETFVSDRINCGVYVFTPEIFNAIQGVSSQRKDRANLRRQSSFEALQSATRSFPAEFVRLDQDILSPFAGKKQLYTYETMDFWEQIKTPGMSLKCSGLYLSLFRHTSPHLLTEGDGTKSAAIIGDVYIHPSAKVHPTAKIGPNVSVSANARIGAGVRLINCIILDDVEIKENAVVINSIVGWKCSLGRWSRVQAEGDHNAKLGVTILGESVNVEDEVVVINCIVLPNKTLNVSVQQEIIL; from the exons ATGGGGATAATGAGCACCGATGATGAAAGAGCTGTTGCAGTGATCATGGTTGGTGGTCCTACTAAAG GAACTCGTTTTAGGCCGTTGTCACTGAATATTCCAAAGCCACTTTTTCCCCTGGCAGGACAGCCAATGGTTCATCATCCAATCTTTGCCTGTAAAAAG ATACCAAACTTGGCACAAATCTATCTAGTTGGTTTCTACGAAGAGCGTGAGTTTGCGTTATATGTATCTTCAATTTCCAATGAACTCAAAGTCCCTGTAAG ATACTTGAAAGAGGACAAACCACATGGGTCTGCTGGTGGACTATACAATTTCCGAGATCTTATCATGGAAGATAGCCCG TCGCACATCTTCTTATTGAACTGTGATGTCTGCTGTAGTTTCCCGTTAACCGAGATGCTTG ATGCTCATAAAAGATATGGTGGGATGGGAACAATCCTTGTAATTAAG GTTTCTCCTGAATCTGCAGACCAATTTGGGGAACTGGTTGCTGATCCAAACACCAACGAGTTGTTGCATTATACAGAAAAACCTGAAACTTTT GTTAGTGACCGAATAAACTGTGGTGTTTATGTATTTACACCCGAGATATTTAACGCCATTCAGGGTGTTTCCTCACAGCGAAAAGACAGAG CTAACCTAAGACGTCAATCCAGCTTCGAAGCCCTACAATCAGCAACAAG GAGTTTTCCTGCAGAATTTGTAAGATTGGACCAAGATATATTATCACCCTTTGCAGGAAAGAAACAGTTGTACACGTATGAAACTATGGATTTTTGGGAACAAATAAAAACACCTGG AATGTCGTTGAAATGCTCTGGCTTGTACCTTTCCCTGTTTCGGCACACATCACCCCATCTTTTGACTGAAGGGGATGGCACAAAGAGTGCTGCCATTATCGGTGATGTTTATATTCATCCGTCAGCAAAAGTTCATCCAACTGCAAAA ATTGGTCCAAATGTTTCTGTATCTGCTAATGCTCGTATAGGAGCTGGTGTGCGGCTGATCAATTGTATCATTCTTGACGACGTTGAAATCAAG GAAAATGCAGTCGTTATTAATTCAATTGTTGGCTGGAAATGTTCACTTGGGCGGTGGTCACGTGTCCAGGCTGAAGGAGATCACAATGCAAAGCTTGGAGTAACAATTCTTG GTGAATCTGTTAATGTTGAAGATGAAGTAGTGGTAATCAATTGCATTGTTCTTCCTAACAAGACACTTAATGTTAGCGTTCAACAAGAGATtatcttataa